One genomic window of Manihot esculenta cultivar AM560-2 chromosome 16, M.esculenta_v8, whole genome shotgun sequence includes the following:
- the LOC110602911 gene encoding equilibrative nucleotide transporter 3: MTTADGSGALAPPPRLEGKYKALFVCWILGLGSLVAWNTMLTIGDYYYSLFPESYHPSRVLTLVYQPFALGTMGLLAYNESKVDTRKRNIAGYILFTASTLMLLVLDLATSGKGGIGYFLGICAVVAVFGLSDAHVQGGMVGDLSFMCPEFIQSFLAGLAAAGALTSALRLITKAAFEKASDGLRKGVMFFLAIATLVELLCVILYAFVFPKLPIVKYYRAKAASEGSKTVSADLAAAGIQTQQADPKQVERLSNKELFLQNIDYAIDLFLIYVLTLSIFPGFIYENTGEHQLGSWYPLVLIAMYNILDLIARYIPLVKCLKLESRKGLMIAILSRFLLIPAFYFTAKYADQGWMIMLTSFLGLTNGYLTVCVLTVAPKGYRGPEQNALGNLLVVFLLAGIFAGVSLDWLWLIGNGSF, from the exons ATGACTACTGCTGATGGAAGTGGAGCTCTGGCTCCGCCACCAAGGCTTGAG GGAAAATATAAAGCATTGTTTGTTTGTTGGATTCTTGGACTTGGGTCCCTTGTTGCTTGGAATACTATGCTGACCATAGGAGATTACTATTATAGTTTGTTTCCTGAG AGTTACCATCCTTCAAGGGTACTGACTCTAGTCTACCAACCGTTTGCTCTGGGGACGATGGGGTTACTAGCATACAATGAATCAAAAGTTGATACTAGAAAGAGGAACATAGCTGGATACATTCTTTTCACTGCAAGTACTTTGATGCTTTTGGTT ctGGACTTGGCCACATCAGGCAAAGGGGGAATTGGATATTTCCTTGGCATATGTGCTGTAGTCGCTGTTTTTGGACTTTCAGATGCTCATGTCCAAGGTGGAATGGTTGGAGACTTGTCTTTCATGTGCCCTGAATTCATCCAA TCCTTCCTTGCTGGGTTGGCTGCAGCAGGAGCACTGACCTCTGCTTTGAGGCTAATCACAAAAGCAGCATTTGAAAAGGCCAGTGATGGGCTTCGAAAAGGAGTTA TGTTTTTTTTAGCAATCGCCACTTTGGTGGAGCTTCTATGTGTTATATTGTATGCATTTGTCTTCCCTAAACTGCCAATAGTGAAGTATTACCGTGCAAAAGCAGCCTCAGAAGGATCAAAAACTGTTTCAGCTGATCTTGCAGCAGCAGGAATCCAAACCCAACAA GCTGACCCCAAACAAGTTGAACGATTGAGCAACAAGGAACTGTTCTTACAAAATATTGATTATGCAATTGACCTGTTTCTGATATATGTACTGACCTTATCAATTTTCCCTGGATTCATATATGAAAATACTGGTGAACACCAGTTGGGTTCTTG GTATCCACTTGTTCTGATTGCAATGTACAATATTTTGGATCTCATTGCAAGATACATTCCCCTGGTGAAATGCTTGAAATTGGAGTCAAGAAAAGGCCTAATGATCGCAATTCTGTCTCGTTTTCTACTGATTCCTGCATTCTACTTCACAGCAAAATATGCTGATCAAGGATGGATGATCATGCTCACATCTTTTCTGGGACTAACAAATGGTTATCTCACTGTGTGTGTCTTAACAGTGGCACCCAAAGGTTACAGG GGACCTGAGCAGAATGCTCTGGGTAATCTTCTTGTGGTGTTCTTGTTAGCTGGGATATTTGCAGGGGTTTCTCTTGATTGGCTGTGGCTTATTGGTAATGGTTCATTCTAA
- the LOC110604204 gene encoding uncharacterized protein LOC110604204, translated as MASLHASELDYAATDSVTSSPRSDHYGSHDPCVRFMCSFGGKILPRPHDNQLRYVGGETRIVAVHRSISYSSLLTKLSKLSGLTNLSVKYQLPNEDLDALISVTTDEDIDNMLEEYDRVLLNQNPRSARLRLFLFSKGEDSRVSSISSLLDGSTNREHWFFDALNAGSRLERGRSEASSIVSEVPDYLFGLDNSEDPQPREPKMKSRFVMQDNVSASDPGSPAPVISSPYCSTSSAMPIVPSIPDLPPVKTKLENRDPVIQPKQNTTNAGSSETIEPVTTQPTGYPNNPVMHYIPDSHYPGHQVQQMPFYYVQGPVPPGNVPVQPVQIRPSYVQQYPVSTGQIPMGYHQAVPGMGQVYGGGAMRPMAQLDPYDGGRTVPDGVNQQLYYGVRNTSPGMVQGYPGMVVQGGEDLQRTVSDTKSGRFSQSS; from the exons ATGGCATCGCTTCACGCATCCGAGCTTGATTATGCCGCCACAGACTCTGTCACGTCCTCTCCTCGCTCCGATCACTATGGCTCCCATGATCCTTGCGTCCGCTTCATGTGCAGTTTTGGTGGTAAGATTCTTCCTCGGCCACATGACAATCAGCTTCGTTATGTTGGTGGAGAGACTCGCATCGTCGCTGTCCACCGCTCTATCAGTTACTCTTCCCTCCTGACTAAACTATCCAAACTCTCCG GTCTCACTAACTTGAGCGTAAAGTATCAGCTGCCAAATGAAGATCTCGATGCTCTGATATCTGTTACAACTGATGAGGATATAGATAATATGCTGGAAGAATATGATCGGGTTTTATTGAATCAGAATCCTCGATCGGCACGACTACGGTTGTTTCTCTTCTCTAAAGGAGAGGATTCGAGAGTTAGCAGCATCAGCTCTCTTCTTGATGGCTCTACAAATCGAGAGCACTGGTTCTTTGATGCTCTTAATGCTGGGTCCAGGCTCGAGCGTGGACGATCTGAGGCTTCCTCCATTGTGTCTGAAGTGCCTGATTATCTATTCGGATTGGATAACTCGGAAGATCCCCAACCTCGCGAGCCAAAAATGAAGAGCCGATTCGTTATGCAAGACAACGTCTCAGCTTCTGATCCAGGTTCTCCTGCTCCGGTTATTTCTTCGCCGTACTGCTCGACTTCGTCAGCTATGCCAATTGTGCCTTCGATTCCTGATCTTCCACCCGTCAAGACCAAACTCGAAAACAGGGATCCAGTCATACAACCGAAGCAGAACACAACAAATGCTGGTTCTTCTGAGACAATTGAACCAGTGACAACCCAGCCAACTGGGTACCCGAATAATCCCGTTATGCATTATATTCCAGATTCTCATTATCCGGGTCATCAAGTACAACAAATGCCATTTTATTATGTACAGGGTCCAGTTCCACCGGGTAATGTCCCGGTTCAACCCGTTCAAATTCGGCCTTCATACGTTCAGCAATATCCAGTATCAACAGGTCAAATACCTATGGGATATCACCAAGCAGTTCCTGGTATGGGTCAAGTATATGGTGGGGGCGCTATGAGGCCCATGGCTCAACTGGATCCATATGATGGTGGAAGAACAGTTCCTGATGGGGTGAACCAACAGCTCTATTATGGGGTTAGAAATACAAGCCCAGGTATGGTTCAAGGGTACCCAGGCATGGTGGTGCAGGGTGGGGAAGATTTGCAACGGACTGTCTCCGACACAAAATCAGGTAGATTCTCTCAATCTTCTTAA